In Polyangiaceae bacterium, the genomic window CACCGGCTCGGGGGTGAGCGCCGCGCAGTCCGGCTGGCTGGCGGGGCACCTCACCGTCGGGCGCTGCCAGCCGTCGAAGGCGCCCCAGCGCTTGTAGGTCGCGGCGACGGCGAGGGTCCAGGGGCCGGTTCGGTGACCGACCTCGAGCTGCAGCTGTGCCGGATCGTACTGCGCCACGCCGGTGATGTTCAGGTCCGGCACGGTGAGGCTGCCGAGGTCGTTGACCTGCACCAGCACGTCGAAATCGCCGCGCAGCGTGCCGCGGTAGACCAGCCCGGCGGTGAAGTCCGGAAGGAAGTCCCAGGTCACTCCGGCGACCGGCGCGTAGGTCGCCACCAGTTGATCGTCCACGGCAGTGCCGACACGTCCGGTGGAGTCGGTGCGCACCACCACCGTGCCGACGAGCTCCGCGAGCGCCAGCGCGCCGGCGCCGCCCCGGATGCCGTAGCCGATGTCCACCCCGCCGCCCGCCGCGAAGTTCAAGGTCTGAGCCCGATCGGTGAGCACCGGGAACTGCGCGCGCTCCGGGTAGAGCAGGCGCGCCCGCGCGATCAGCGTGCTGGGCGTGAACACACCGAGGCCGAGCGTGACCCGATCTTCCAGGAAGCCGCCGAACGGGACGGGCAGGACGACGCCGATGGTGGTGCCGTGCAAGCTCTCCTCGTTCAGATCGCCAGGCGCGTTGGGCCCATCGGCGTACAGATCGAAGCGCGTGCTCTGCCAGCCGAAGGTGAACTCGTTGCGCTGCTCCTTGGAGAGCAGCGCCGGGTTCGCGTAGGTCGTGTCCACGCCGCGCCCGACGGCGGTGCCGACGCCGGCCATGGCCTGGCTGCGCGGACCGAAGCCGAGCTGCTCCGCAGGCGAGGCCCGGGCGGAACCGGCCGCCGAGAGCACGCCGAGGCAGAAGCCGAAGACGACAAAGCCCGCTCGCACCACGAAGCGGCACGATAGAGCGGAATCCCGAGCGCGGTCACCCCCGCTGTCGCCGTTGCCCGCCCCGGGGTCACGGAGTAGCGTTCGCGCGAGTGTTCGGCATCTCGCTGTCCGAAGTGGCCCTGATCGCGGTCGTCGCGCTGCTCGTGGTCGGCCCGCAGAAGCTGCCCTCCATGCTGCGCACGCTGGGCGAGTGGGCGCGCAAGCTCCGGCACATGACCACCCAGGTCCGTGCCCAGACGGGCATCGACGAGATCCTGCGCCAGGAGGGCATCGACGGCGGCATCTCGGAGCTGCGCAGCCTGATCCGGGGGGATTTGGCGGCGCTGGCCCGAGGGCGCAGCCCCGCAGCCGAGCCCGAGCCCCTCGACGACCCCTACCCGCGCACGGCGGAGCTCGACCGCACCCGGGAGTACCCGCCGGAGGGACCGGACGCCGGCGGTGCGCTGGCCGACGACCTCTGGGACGAACCCGCAGCGGACGCTCCGCCGGCCACCCTCGACGCGCCGAGTCACACCGCACCGGAACCCTCCGCCGAGGCCGAGGAGCCCGAGCCCGAATGAGCGAGGATCCCGAGGCTCACACCATGACCTTCTGGGAGCACCTCGAGGAGCTCCGCTCGAGGCTGGTGCGCGCGATCTTCGCGTTCCTGATCGGCAGCGTGGTGTGCTGGGTCTACCGCGAGCAGCTGCTCAGCTGGCTGACCAAGCCGTTCATCGACGCCTGGAACGCCGGCAAGCTCGGCGGCCACGCCGCGCTCCACTTCCCCGCCCCCGCCTCGCTCTTCGTCGCCTACATCAAGATCGCGTTGCTCGGCGGTCTGGTCGTGTCGCTGCCGATCATCCTCTACCAGCTCTGGTCGTTCGTCGCGCCGGGCCTGTACTCGCGGGAGAAGAAGCTGGCGATCCCGTTCGTGGTCAGCTCGTGTCTGCTCTTCGCCGGCGGCGGCTACTTCGGTTGGAAGGTCGCCTTCCCGGTGGCGTTCCAGTACCTGCTCGGCTTCAGCGGACCGGTCGGCGCGGAGGGCTTCGAGGTCAAGCCGACGGTGATGATCGGCGACTACATCGAGTTCGTCTCGCGCATGCTGATCGCTTTCGGCGCCGTGTTCGAGCTGCCGGTCTTGATCTTCTTCCTGAGCATCGCGGGGGTGGTGACCCACAAGCACCTGCTGAAGTTCCTCCGCTACTTCATCGTGCTGGCCTTCGTGATCGCGGCCATCATCACCCCGCCCGACGTGACCAGCCAGTTCCTCCTGGCCGTGCCCCTGGTGCTGCTCTACGTGCTCAGCATCGGCATCGCCTGGCTCGTCGACCGCAGCCGCAATCGGGCCGAAAAAGCCGAGAGTTGAGCGGGCCCGAGGCAGTCCGGGCGGGTGCGGATTGAGCGAATGTGCCCGCCCGGGTCATACTCGGGCCTTCCTTGGGAGGTTCTGCATGCGCGCGTCGCTTCGTGTCTTTCTGACTCCGGTGCTGGTGTGTTTGGTCGCGGTTGCCTGCGGTAGCGACGGTGACGGTGGCTCGAGCGGCACCGGCGGTGGCGGCGGCAGCGGCGGCGCGACCGGCGGCGCGGGCGGCAGCGCGGCCG contains:
- a CDS encoding outer membrane protein transport protein, translated to MRAGFVVFGFCLGVLSAAGSARASPAEQLGFGPRSQAMAGVGTAVGRGVDTTYANPALLSKEQRNEFTFGWQSTRFDLYADGPNAPGDLNEESLHGTTIGVVLPVPFGGFLEDRVTLGLGVFTPSTLIARARLLYPERAQFPVLTDRAQTLNFAAGGGVDIGYGIRGGAGALALAELVGTVVVRTDSTGRVGTAVDDQLVATYAPVAGVTWDFLPDFTAGLVYRGTLRGDFDVLVQVNDLGSLTVPDLNITGVAQYDPAQLQLEVGHRTGPWTLAVAATYKRWGAFDGWQRPTVRCPASQPDCAALTPEPVEFHDTVVPRIAAAYAFELSPDAKAELRAGYFWEPTPVGEQTGAANYFDNDRHAVGVGYGIELAEPLPPIRLDLVYQHQFLAPRTHEKSAGVPSDNPGYPKVKTGGHVMSTGVALGVKF
- a CDS encoding twin-arginine translocase TatA/TatE family subunit yields the protein MFGISLSEVALIAVVALLVVGPQKLPSMLRTLGEWARKLRHMTTQVRAQTGIDEILRQEGIDGGISELRSLIRGDLAALARGRSPAAEPEPLDDPYPRTAELDRTREYPPEGPDAGGALADDLWDEPAADAPPATLDAPSHTAPEPSAEAEEPEPE
- the tatC gene encoding twin-arginine translocase subunit TatC, whose amino-acid sequence is MSEDPEAHTMTFWEHLEELRSRLVRAIFAFLIGSVVCWVYREQLLSWLTKPFIDAWNAGKLGGHAALHFPAPASLFVAYIKIALLGGLVVSLPIILYQLWSFVAPGLYSREKKLAIPFVVSSCLLFAGGGYFGWKVAFPVAFQYLLGFSGPVGAEGFEVKPTVMIGDYIEFVSRMLIAFGAVFELPVLIFFLSIAGVVTHKHLLKFLRYFIVLAFVIAAIITPPDVTSQFLLAVPLVLLYVLSIGIAWLVDRSRNRAEKAES